A segment of the Allosaccharopolyspora coralli genome:
TCGCCACTGGCGGTTGCGGACGAAGCTGCTCACGGTCCTGCTCGTCCCGTCGATCGCGGCGGTCACGTTCGGTGCGATCCAGGTCGTCAACGACTACCAGCAGGCCGACGTACTCGAGCACAACCAGATCCAGGTCGAGCTGGACACGCAGGCCAGTTTCCTCGCCGACCAGCTGCAGCGCGAACGTGACCTCACGGTCGACTACATCGCTTCGGGACGCAGCACGCCCCGCACCGAGCTGGACCGCCAGCGCCAGGCGGTGGACCGTTCGGTCAACGGCTTCCGGGCGAAGGTCGACGACGTCGAGACCGACCACGCCGACCACGACGCCGGTTTCGACGAGACCGCGAACAAGTTCGTGCAGGCCGCGGCGAACCTCGACCGGTTGCCGAGCCTGCGCGAGGTCGCCGACGGCAGCGCCTACCCGCCCGACGCCGCACTCCGTGCCTACACCGACTCCGTCGAGAGCCTGCTCAACCTGGGCGAACAGGGCATCACGACGTTCAACAACCCCGACCTGGTCCGGATCTACCTCGCCACCAACGCGCTCTCCCGCGTCAAGGAACAGGAGTCGATCAAGCGCGCCAGGCTCACCCAGGCGCTGCACGAAGACGGTTTCGAAGCCGCCGAACTGCGCGACTACCTCGCCGCCGACGCCCAACGCGACGCCTCGCTGACCGAGTTCCGCAAGTGGGCCACGCCCGAGCAGGTCCAGGCCTACGACGACACCGTCACCGGTCTGCAGGTGGACCAGGCGAACAACATCGAAGAGCGCGCGATCGTCCGTTCGCAGAACGGCGAGTCGATGGGCGAACTCACCCCGGCGTCGTGGCTGCAGGCCCAGGGCGAGAAGATCGAGCGCAGCTCCACCGTCGGCCAGCAGTTGCGGGGCGCGTTGCGCACGGAGGTCGACGACTACGCCGCAGCCGCGAACACCCGGATGTGGGTCGAGGCGTCGCTCATCGTCGCCACGCTCGCGCTCGCCGGGTTCATCGCGTTGCTGGTCGCCCGGTCGCTGCTCCTGCCGCTGCGGACCCTGCGCCGCAGCGCGCTCAACGTCGCGCAGTACCGGCTGCCCGAAGCGGTTCAGGCGATCCTCAACGACGGCGCCTCCGACGCCTCGGGCCGCAAGATCGACCCCGTCCCGGTGCACACCAGGGAAGAGATCGGGCAGGTCGCGCGGTCGTTCGACCAGGTCCACGAGCAGGCGCTCAACCTCGCCGCCGAGCAGGCGTTGCTGCGCACGAACGTCAACGAGCTGTTCGTCAACCTCGCCCGCCGCTCTCAGACGCTGGTGCAGCGGCAGCTCGGGCTCATCGACACGCTGGAACAGGACGAGCAGGACCCCGACCAGCTCAGCCAGCTCTTCGAGCTCGACCACCTCGCGACGCGCATGCGGCGAAACAACGAGAACCTGCTCATCCTCGGCGGCACCGACCTCACGCGGCGAATGATGAAGCCGGTCCCGCTCTCCGAGGTGCTCGGTGCGGCGGTCTCCGAGGTCGAGCAGTACGCCCGTGTCGCCATCGCCGAGACGCCGGAACTGGCCGTGCAGGGCCGCGCCGTCAACGACATCGTGCACCTCATCGCCGAGCTGCTGGAGAACGCCACCGTGTTCTCCAACCCGGACACCGAGGTCGGCATCCGCACCGCCTACCGCAGGGCGGAGCTGGTCCTGGAGATCCGCGACCGGGGTGTCGGCATCGACGCCGGTGAGCTCGACGAGATCAACTATCGGCTCGGCAGGCCACCCGAGGTCGACGTCGCGGTCTCGCGGCGCATGGGTCTCTACGTCGTCTCGGTGCTGGCTCGCAGGCACAACATCGCGGTCTCGCTGGAGAACAACGCCGACCTCGAGGGCGGGGTCACCGCCACCGTGCGGATCATGGGCGAGTACGTCTCGCAGCTCACCCCGGACGGCCCGGTGCCGATGCAGGACGCCCGCGGCGGTGGCGACGAGCGCGACCCGCTGACCGAAACCGGATCGCACACCGGTCTCGCCGCCGCGTTCGGCCACGCGGGCGCCGGTGACCCCGCGCCGACCCGCGGATCCGACGCGGTCAACGGGTTCGCCCCGCAGCCCGCGTGGCAGGACGCCGGTTTCCCGACGGCCGACGACTGGGATACCGACTACTCGGACGAGGGTCGCTGGAGCGAGACCGACGAGCAGTTGCGTCACGAGTACTCGGTGCAGGTCTCCGAGAGCGGCGGATTCGGCGCTACCGACGTGCCCCGATGGGACAGCGGCGCCGAGGACGAACCGCACGCCGGCGAACCGGAGCCCGACGAAGAGCCCACGTCCACCTCGTTGTCGCCGCTGATCGCCGGATTCGGTGGCGCGAACGGATTCGGTGCGGACCACTCGGACGACACCGACGACCGGGCGGACGACGTACACGAAGGACAGTGCGGTACGCCGCCGGGGATCGAGGACCCGGGCGGGCTGTTCCACAGCCCCTTCGAGGAAGCGAAGACGTCCCAGTTCGAGCCGGTGACCCCGCCCGACGAGGGACTCCCGAACGGCAGCGCCGTGGACACCGGTGCCGCCGAGACCGAACAGCCTTCCCCGTTCGCGCCGCTGGGGTCGCCGGAGCCCGCCGAGGCCGACGACGCGCCGACGCAACGCCTACCGATCTACGAGGCCGTCTTGTCGCAGTGGTTCCGCGAAAGCGATGGCGCCGACGCCGAGCCCGGATTCGGCGAGCTGTCCGAGACCGACGGACCGTTCGAAGCCGCGGAGACCGCGTCGGAGGCGCCGACCTCGTCCGGCGACGATTCCCGGTCGAGCACCGGGCCTGGGGACACCGTCCTGACGGGCAGGCCACTGCCCACCGCTCGCGGTGAGGACCCCGGATGGGGTTCCGCCGACGCCGGGTGGGAGGCCGCCGACGCACTGGCCGAACAGACCAGGAAGGCCGAGGAGAGCACCACCACGGCCGGCTTGCCCAAACGGGTACCGAAATCGAACCTGCTGCCCGGTTCCGCCGCGCAGAAACCGCAGCCGAGTACCCCGCGAAAGCCTGCCGCGCCCCGGTCGCCCGACGCGGTCCGTGGCAGGATGTCGAACTTCCAGCAAGGAATTCGCCGGGGTCGGCACGCCAAGGCCGAACCAGTCTCGACCGAACAGCCCCGCTCGAATCCGAGCCGTCACGAGGAGCAGGAGTGACCGGGTCCGTCCAGCATCCCATGAGCAGCAACAGCAACAGCTTCAGTTGGCTGATCACCGACTTCGTGCGCCGGGTTCCCGGTGTCGCGCACTCGGTGGTGGTCTCCGCCGACGGTCTGCTGCTCGCAGGCTCCCAGGGCCTGCCCCGGGACCGCGCCGAGCAGTTGTCGGCGGTCGCTTCCGGGCTCGTCAGCCTCACCCAGGGCGCCGCCCGCTGTTTCGAGGCCGGCGACGTCACCCAGACGGTGGTGGAGATGGAGCAGGGCTACCTGTTCCTCACGTCCATCAGCGACGGCTCGTGCCTGGCGGTCCTCGCCGCGCCCAACGCCGACATCGGGCTGGTCGCCTACGAGATGACCTTGCTCGTCGAGCGCGTCGGCCGCCAGCTCACCCGGAGCTGCGTGCGCAGCTGCAGGGAATGGGCCGATGAGACGCACTGCCCGATTCGAGGGGAGTTCGCGATGACCAGCGGGCCCGACCCGAACTGGGACGGAGATCTCTACCGCCTGTACCAGCAGCGCGGCGACGCCGACGCGTGGCAGGACGACTTCGTCGAGGCGGCAGGGGACCAGGCTCGCGGGCAGGATCCGTGGTCGAACGCCTACGGCGCCGACTACCGGTCCGGGGAATACGGGCGGTCGCTGTTCGGCGGCCCGGGTGCCGACCTCATCGGATCCGGCCGCTCGTCGGACCGGGCGTCGGCGGACCGCTCTGCCCGGCGCGGGACCCCGTCCGGCGGGGGTCCGCCGTCGATCTCGCAACCGTTGCCGCCGGTGTCGCAGTCGATGCCGTCGATCTCGGCCTCGATGCCGACGCTGGGGGCCCAGCAGGCACCGGCGCCGGACGCGTCGAACGACACCGGCTCGTTGGTGCGGCCCTACGCCAGGACCAGGGGGCGCACCCGAACCGAATATGATCTCGCCATCGAGACGCTGGTCTCCACCAGTGTGCGCGGCCGCGACCAGTCGAGCCCGGCCACGCCGGAACACCGCTCGATCGTCGGGCTGTGCGAGGAGGCTCGCTCGGTGGCCGAGATCGCGGCCCACCTGCGCCTGCCGCTCGGCGTGGTGCGGGTGTTGATCGGCGACATGGCCGGTCTCGGTCTGGTCCTGATTCACGAGAGTGGCATGGTCGTCGGGGACCGACCTTCCATGGAGTTCTTGGAAAGGGTGCTCAGTGGGCTTCGCAGGCTCTGACCCCCGGTCGGCGGGGAACAACGGCGGCGGGAAGACCTCGACGAAGATCGTCGTCGCCGGCGGTTTCGGCGTGGGCAAGACGACGTTCGTCGGCTCGGTCTCCGAGATCGTGCCGCTGACGACGGAAGCGGTCATGACGGAGGCGAGCGTCGGGGTCGACGACCTCAGCGCCACCCCCGGCAAGTCGACGACGACGGTCGCGATGGACTTCGGTCGGGTGTCCCTGGACTCCGACCTGATCCTGTACCTGTTCGGCACACCGGGCCAGCATCGGTTCTGGTTCATGTGGGACGACCTGGTGCGCGGCGCGATCGGTGCGGTCGTGTTGGTCGACACGCGTCGGCTCGCGGACGCGTTCGCCTCCATCGACTTCTTCGACGACCGCGGCCTGCCGTACGTGGTCGCGGTGAACTGCTTCGACGGGGTGATGCATCACCGGATGGAGGACGTCCGGGAGGCGTTGACCATCGACGAGTCGGTCCCGATGGTCACCGTCGACGCCCGCAACCGGGAGTCGACGAAGCAGACGCTGATCACGCTCGTGCAGCACGCCATGCGCCAGCGCATGGCCGCCACCCAACGCTGACGCTCACCTGTTCGAGGGCACGCACGCGGGTGATCTGCGTGGTGGTCCCGCGCCCTCTCAAAGTCGAGGCGAACGGCACTTTCGCCTCGTCTCACGGGGCGAAAGTGCCGTTCGCTCCATGGATCGGGTCATTCGTCGACGACGGCGACCGAGGTGATGCGGTGCAGCGGAAAGTTTCCCAGCTCGCCGCTGCCCTGGTCGTAGCCCTGCAGGATGCCGCCCCCGACGGTCACCGGTGCGACGACGCGTTGCGTCGCTCCGCCGTGCGCGTCGACGAACCCGAGCCAGACGGAGCGCTCGTGCGTGGCGGCGTCCCGGAGGAGTTCGAGAGTGGCGCTCGCGCTCGGACGCCCGCGTTCCGGAGTCACCGCGCTGCCACGCCGGGCGGTGCTCGCGCGATCGCCGGCGCGGACCTGACGGACGAGTTCGGCGAGTTTGTCCTCGCTCGGAGTCGGCAGGGCCGCAGGGGCGGGCTCGCGGCCCATCGCCCGCACCCGTGGTCCCTTGGCGGTGAGGTCGAGAACCTGGCCGTCCGGGCCTTCGGCGACCGGGGCGAACCCGGCCGACCGCATGGTGTCGACCACCTCGCTGAGCGGCAGCGGACTCACCAGCACAGTCGGCGCGATCTTGCGCAACTCGAGGTCGGCGAGCGCGGCGGAGGCGAGGACTTCCGCGAGCAGAACCTCGTCGTCGCAGCGCAGAAAGGCTGATGCGGTCCCGGCGCGCAGCCGCCCGTGGCGCCGCGAGACGTCGTCGATCAGGTAGGTCAACGCCTGCGGCACCGGCGTCCGGGACCGCTCGCGGAAGAACGCGTGCAGGTCGTCGGCGCTGCGCCCGGCGTCGTACGCGCGGCGCACGCTCGACTCGCTCACCCGGAAGACCGTGGCGCTGCCTGCAGACTCCACGTCGGCGATCTGGTGCATCTCGGCGGCGAGGTCGGGCTCCAGCCGCCCCGGTGCCACGACCGTCAGGTCGGCCTGAACGAGAACATGGTCGAGCGGTTCGGGCAGCGACTCGCCGAGCAGTTTCGCGGCCTCCGACGAGCCGTCGAGCAGTGCTCTGCCCGCCGTGGGAAGCGCGCCGAGAGCGACGACACCGATCGCGGTCGCCTCGGCGACGGACCACCGGACCAGATCGTCGCGGAGTCGACCACCGCGACGCGGCGCCCGCCACGCCAGAACGGCCGCCACGTCGGCGGCGTCCCGGATTCCGTGCCCCGAGGGGAGTTCGTCGAGCAGCGTGAGCACGCGGCGCCGGTCTCGCGGCGCGTTCGGCCGGCGAAGCTGTTCGGACAACGGCCCGAGCGGTTTGTCCTTCTCGTCCCGGGCGCCGATGAGTCCGGGCAGGCGCGGCAAATCCAGCCAGGTCTTCGCCACCACCGCCCACTGCTGTTCCGGCATGGACGAGCGCCACGTGTCGGACTGTGTCGTGGGCACCCACTGTGGCGCCTCGTCGTCGGTGCGTGCGAGCAGTCCGGCTGCCACGGCCAGCTCGACCAGCAGGGCGAGCCGGTCCTCGTCGACGTCGACGTCCTTGGCGGTCCGGCGCAGCTCCCGCACGCCGACGCCGCCCGAGCGCAGGACGTCCGGTGGGTCGTCGCCCCACGCGTCGAGCAGCGATTCCATGTGCCGCAACAGTTCCAGCACGGCGCCCGCCGAGGTCGAGTCCACTGTGTGCTGTTCGCGTTCGACGAGGTCGAGGATCGGTTCCTCCGGCTGCACCGTCCCCATCGGACAGTCGCCGCGGACGGCGAACGCCATCTCGCGAGGCAGCTCCACGGTCTGCTTGTCGCGACGCAGCAGCAGACTCCGCGCCAGCAGTCGTTCCGCGGGCGAGTCCGAGTCCGCGCGCGGTCGCTCGAGTGCGGCGTCCCTGGTCCGTCCGAGTGGTGAGCCGTCGGCGAGCTTGTCGACCAGTGCGCGTTCACCGTCGTCGAGGGCGGCGACGGCTTCCTCGGCCTCGGCTCGTGCGAGCGACGACGGACGCCCCAGCCCGCCAGGCGTCGACGGCACCGCCTCGCGCAGCGTCGTCGGGACCGCCAGTCCGTCGTCGTCGCCCCACACCAGGGCATGAGCGCGCAGCAGTTGCACGGTGCGGCGCACCCGTTGCGGGGTGACCTCGGAGCCGAGCAGCTCGGCGAGCGCCTCGAGCGACGTCGGCTCCTGGTCGGCATCGAGCACGACCAGCGCCTCCAGCGTCGACAGCGCGAACGCGTCCAGCTCCTCACAGGCGCGTGCCACCGACGAGCGCACGCCCGCGCGCGTCGCCAGCACCGACGAGTCCGCCGGTGGCGGCGCGGCGAGGTCGGGCCGCGCGCGGAGCAACTCGACGAGTTCCTCGTCGCCGCGGTCCCTCAGCCATTCGGTCAAGGACGCATTGGGCATCCTCACCAAGATAACGACCCGGCTCCACCGCGCCCGCTCCATGGGGCAAACTGGAACGCGCACCACACCCCGGACCCGCAGTGGTGTGACGAGTACAGGAGGACCACGTGGCCAGCGGCAA
Coding sequences within it:
- a CDS encoding sensor histidine kinase, with translation MTLGSGGFSARPGEGDGGSRWQLRHWRLRTKLLTVLLVPSIAAVTFGAIQVVNDYQQADVLEHNQIQVELDTQASFLADQLQRERDLTVDYIASGRSTPRTELDRQRQAVDRSVNGFRAKVDDVETDHADHDAGFDETANKFVQAAANLDRLPSLREVADGSAYPPDAALRAYTDSVESLLNLGEQGITTFNNPDLVRIYLATNALSRVKEQESIKRARLTQALHEDGFEAAELRDYLAADAQRDASLTEFRKWATPEQVQAYDDTVTGLQVDQANNIEERAIVRSQNGESMGELTPASWLQAQGEKIERSSTVGQQLRGALRTEVDDYAAAANTRMWVEASLIVATLALAGFIALLVARSLLLPLRTLRRSALNVAQYRLPEAVQAILNDGASDASGRKIDPVPVHTREEIGQVARSFDQVHEQALNLAAEQALLRTNVNELFVNLARRSQTLVQRQLGLIDTLEQDEQDPDQLSQLFELDHLATRMRRNNENLLILGGTDLTRRMMKPVPLSEVLGAAVSEVEQYARVAIAETPELAVQGRAVNDIVHLIAELLENATVFSNPDTEVGIRTAYRRAELVLEIRDRGVGIDAGELDEINYRLGRPPEVDVAVSRRMGLYVVSVLARRHNIAVSLENNADLEGGVTATVRIMGEYVSQLTPDGPVPMQDARGGGDERDPLTETGSHTGLAAAFGHAGAGDPAPTRGSDAVNGFAPQPAWQDAGFPTADDWDTDYSDEGRWSETDEQLRHEYSVQVSESGGFGATDVPRWDSGAEDEPHAGEPEPDEEPTSTSLSPLIAGFGGANGFGADHSDDTDDRADDVHEGQCGTPPGIEDPGGLFHSPFEEAKTSQFEPVTPPDEGLPNGSAVDTGAAETEQPSPFAPLGSPEPAEADDAPTQRLPIYEAVLSQWFRESDGADAEPGFGELSETDGPFEAAETASEAPTSSGDDSRSSTGPGDTVLTGRPLPTARGEDPGWGSADAGWEAADALAEQTRKAEESTTTAGLPKRVPKSNLLPGSAAQKPQPSTPRKPAAPRSPDAVRGRMSNFQQGIRRGRHAKAEPVSTEQPRSNPSRHEEQE
- a CDS encoding DUF742 domain-containing protein — its product is MRSCREWADETHCPIRGEFAMTSGPDPNWDGDLYRLYQQRGDADAWQDDFVEAAGDQARGQDPWSNAYGADYRSGEYGRSLFGGPGADLIGSGRSSDRASADRSARRGTPSGGGPPSISQPLPPVSQSMPSISASMPTLGAQQAPAPDASNDTGSLVRPYARTRGRTRTEYDLAIETLVSTSVRGRDQSSPATPEHRSIVGLCEEARSVAEIAAHLRLPLGVVRVLIGDMAGLGLVLIHESGMVVGDRPSMEFLERVLSGLRRL
- a CDS encoding GTP-binding protein, producing MGFAGSDPRSAGNNGGGKTSTKIVVAGGFGVGKTTFVGSVSEIVPLTTEAVMTEASVGVDDLSATPGKSTTTVAMDFGRVSLDSDLILYLFGTPGQHRFWFMWDDLVRGAIGAVVLVDTRRLADAFASIDFFDDRGLPYVVAVNCFDGVMHHRMEDVREALTIDESVPMVTVDARNRESTKQTLITLVQHAMRQRMAATQR
- a CDS encoding helicase-associated domain-containing protein, whose protein sequence is MPNASLTEWLRDRGDEELVELLRARPDLAAPPPADSSVLATRAGVRSSVARACEELDAFALSTLEALVVLDADQEPTSLEALAELLGSEVTPQRVRRTVQLLRAHALVWGDDDGLAVPTTLREAVPSTPGGLGRPSSLARAEAEEAVAALDDGERALVDKLADGSPLGRTRDAALERPRADSDSPAERLLARSLLLRRDKQTVELPREMAFAVRGDCPMGTVQPEEPILDLVEREQHTVDSTSAGAVLELLRHMESLLDAWGDDPPDVLRSGGVGVRELRRTAKDVDVDEDRLALLVELAVAAGLLARTDDEAPQWVPTTQSDTWRSSMPEQQWAVVAKTWLDLPRLPGLIGARDEKDKPLGPLSEQLRRPNAPRDRRRVLTLLDELPSGHGIRDAADVAAVLAWRAPRRGGRLRDDLVRWSVAEATAIGVVALGALPTAGRALLDGSSEAAKLLGESLPEPLDHVLVQADLTVVAPGRLEPDLAAEMHQIADVESAGSATVFRVSESSVRRAYDAGRSADDLHAFFRERSRTPVPQALTYLIDDVSRRHGRLRAGTASAFLRCDDEVLLAEVLASAALADLELRKIAPTVLVSPLPLSEVVDTMRSAGFAPVAEGPDGQVLDLTAKGPRVRAMGREPAPAALPTPSEDKLAELVRQVRAGDRASTARRGSAVTPERGRPSASATLELLRDAATHERSVWLGFVDAHGGATQRVVAPVTVGGGILQGYDQGSGELGNFPLHRITSVAVVDE